In Halalkalicoccus subterraneus, one genomic interval encodes:
- a CDS encoding cytochrome P450: MMGSDQPPGLSAPIGVRNLLELYRDPFEIFPEWNDEYGDLVKIETNKGPHYLLFHPSYFDRVLVDDFERYGKGSIQEEIFKPITGSNSLLLSSGDQWHERREMMQPAFQREQVATYVDTMASYTEDHIQNWAPEETVAIDKEMTRLSLAILGQTLFGEDIRNRDGPIREAGEAIADKTDGSSINFYLPDWLPTPTNRQFDNAIEAFDRELEHLIREREEALQGSSATAGKNDLLTKFVQIRQREGGDVMDIATIRDNLKGLVLGGRDTAALALTYTLYLLAQHPTVADQVYRECEDILGDEQPDIEALEDLEYTDAVINESLRLYPPVYGLFREPREPTEIAGYDIPGSGESLDGVGFVR; this comes from the coding sequence ATGATGGGATCCGATCAACCACCGGGTCTTAGTGCTCCTATTGGTGTCCGAAATCTTCTTGAGCTATATCGAGATCCGTTCGAGATCTTCCCAGAGTGGAACGATGAATACGGTGACTTGGTGAAAATTGAGACGAATAAAGGCCCTCACTATCTCCTCTTTCATCCATCCTACTTCGATCGAGTACTCGTCGATGATTTCGAGCGTTATGGCAAGGGGTCGATCCAAGAAGAGATTTTCAAGCCGATTACTGGTTCGAATAGTCTCCTCCTTTCTTCTGGTGATCAGTGGCACGAACGACGGGAGATGATGCAGCCAGCGTTCCAGCGTGAACAGGTCGCAACCTACGTTGATACGATGGCATCCTATACAGAAGATCATATCCAGAACTGGGCTCCGGAGGAGACAGTTGCCATCGACAAGGAGATGACTCGACTCTCACTTGCAATTCTCGGACAGACACTTTTCGGAGAGGATATTCGGAATCGCGATGGACCGATTCGAGAAGCTGGCGAAGCAATCGCTGACAAAACGGATGGATCTTCGATCAACTTCTACCTTCCAGATTGGTTGCCGACTCCAACAAATCGGCAATTTGACAATGCGATTGAAGCATTCGATCGCGAACTTGAGCACCTAATTAGAGAGCGAGAGGAAGCATTACAGGGATCTTCAGCCACTGCCGGTAAGAACGATCTACTAACGAAGTTCGTCCAAATCCGTCAGCGTGAGGGCGGTGATGTGATGGATATTGCGACGATTCGAGATAACCTCAAGGGGCTTGTACTCGGGGGCCGGGATACCGCTGCACTTGCACTTACCTATACACTGTATCTCTTAGCGCAGCATCCGACAGTCGCTGATCAGGTCTATCGAGAGTGCGAAGATATTCTTGGCGATGAACAGCCAGATATCGAGGCACTCGAGGACCTTGAGTATACGGACGCTGTAATCAACGAATCGCTTCGTCTCTATCCTCCAGTGTACGGTCTGTTTCGTGAACCTCGAGAACCAACGGAGATTGCAGGATATGATATCCCCGGCTCTGGTGAATCACTAGACGGCGTCGGATTCGTCCGTTAG
- a CDS encoding helix-turn-helix transcriptional regulator, whose protein sequence is MKPDSYENISKLVSSRSRIELLRTLSTGPARKHELQDQCDFTRSTIHRSLQAMDKAGWVEEQSTREFELTLTGELLISHYDTFEENIEQVTEKKELFDQLQDDDVSIPVEVLESSTLATATEHDPHAVLNDFIEASMLEVDTLRGMLPIVSPVMNTHAARMLEEGTEVELIIDPTVLENIATKYNDDYMRGIKADNFRLLIHPEPIDVGIAMFGDLHAMFGAHGSEGHLSAALTGDTIEFFDWVEQMYNQYRDNAVPVSNFMNEPSA, encoded by the coding sequence ATGAAGCCGGACTCCTACGAGAATATTTCAAAGTTGGTCTCATCAAGAAGCCGTATTGAACTGTTGCGCACTCTTTCTACTGGACCTGCCCGAAAACATGAGTTACAAGACCAGTGTGATTTCACTCGCTCAACCATCCATCGTTCACTACAGGCGATGGACAAAGCAGGATGGGTTGAAGAACAGAGCACACGCGAATTCGAACTCACACTGACGGGAGAACTACTTATTAGTCATTACGACACCTTTGAGGAGAATATCGAACAAGTTACAGAGAAAAAGGAGCTATTTGATCAACTTCAAGATGATGACGTCTCAATACCGGTTGAGGTACTTGAATCCTCAACACTAGCAACGGCAACAGAGCACGATCCACATGCAGTTCTGAACGATTTTATTGAAGCTAGCATGCTCGAAGTAGATACCCTTCGAGGAATGCTCCCGATAGTAAGCCCAGTAATGAATACGCATGCAGCGCGAATGCTAGAGGAAGGAACGGAAGTTGAGCTCATTATTGACCCAACAGTTTTGGAAAATATCGCAACAAAATATAACGACGATTATATGCGTGGGATCAAAGCAGACAATTTCCGATTGTTGATCCACCCGGAACCAATCGATGTGGGGATTGCGATGTTCGGAGACTTGCATGCGATGTTTGGTGCCCACGGTTCGGAGGGCCATCTAAGTGCAGCGCTAACTGGGGATACGATTGAATTTTTCGACTGGGTAGAACAGATGTATAATCAGTATCGTGATAATGCAGTTCCTGTCTCTAACTTTATGAACGAGCCATCCGCGTAG
- a CDS encoding type II toxin-antitoxin system PemK/MazF family toxin — MERGDVVLAADPFNDERTTGRPFLLINRAETPFHGEQYITLSLTTRTWHDERIVLMDEHWQEGGAPKSSSIMPWSVNSVKTEWITDWHGRLTDEIVDQAVAQLREYVE, encoded by the coding sequence ATGGAACGCGGAGACGTTGTGCTCGCAGCTGACCCATTCAACGATGAGCGCACGACTGGCCGCCCGTTTCTGCTTATCAATCGAGCAGAAACACCGTTTCATGGTGAACAGTATATCACTCTTTCACTGACGACGCGAACGTGGCATGATGAACGAATCGTACTCATGGATGAACACTGGCAAGAGGGGGGCGCTCCTAAATCGAGTTCGATAATGCCGTGGTCAGTAAATTCAGTAAAGACCGAGTGGATCACCGATTGGCACGGAAGACTCACCGATGAGATCGTCGACCAGGCTGTTGCTCAGTTGCGAGAGTACGTTGAGTGA
- a CDS encoding MarR family transcriptional regulator, translating to MPIDIETFTEGNSEELTEVTNAEKVVRFLYRHNDKAFTPSEIAEGASIKKSSIGTVLRRLQDRELVQHKGDYWAIGDEQRVHDAFRFHRTITDLDERFGAENLGDWREHAAEDPSE from the coding sequence ATGCCAATCGATATTGAAACGTTCACTGAAGGAAACAGTGAAGAGCTAACCGAGGTAACGAACGCTGAAAAGGTTGTTCGATTCCTCTATCGACACAACGACAAGGCCTTCACTCCCTCCGAGATTGCAGAAGGGGCCAGTATCAAGAAGAGTTCGATCGGTACTGTTCTGCGTCGGCTGCAGGATCGGGAGCTTGTTCAGCATAAGGGCGACTACTGGGCGATCGGTGATGAGCAACGAGTCCACGACGCATTCCGATTCCATCGGACGATAACGGATCTGGATGAGCGGTTCGGTGCGGAGAATCTCGGCGACTGGCGTGAACACGCTGCTGAAGACCCATCCGAATGA
- the cydB gene encoding cytochrome d ubiquinol oxidase subunit II — MTDAGTLASDTLFGLPLADIWFGLVFFILGMFLFLDGFDFGVGILFATRDDKHEREQLLAAITPFWDGNEVWLVVFGGTLFAAFPAVYANLFSRHYLLMFAILGALILRGLAPEMYEQREDEPWQRWWGRAFIIGSFAAPFFLGIFIANWLLGTTTLITLPGILVGLTVVALTVVDGVAFLRLKTRNELRDEFRADGYRALVLYFILVVLTLSAVYLTAPELRSALLSPLVVGLVVVNLVLTGIYAVATRSDRYYVAFIAGAGLVFTLISTVAGLMYPAIDRVRGLTVETAIVSPLPLNIMSIGAALLLPLIFLYFGVLYSVFSGPIEADESYQ; from the coding sequence ATGACTGACGCCGGCACCCTCGCAAGCGACACGTTGTTTGGGCTCCCATTGGCCGACATCTGGTTTGGACTCGTATTTTTCATCCTCGGGATGTTCCTCTTTCTCGATGGGTTCGACTTCGGTGTCGGAATCCTATTTGCGACTCGAGATGACAAGCACGAGCGTGAGCAGTTACTTGCAGCTATTACGCCGTTTTGGGACGGCAACGAAGTGTGGTTGGTTGTGTTCGGCGGCACATTGTTCGCGGCTTTCCCGGCCGTATATGCGAATCTGTTCAGTCGTCACTACTTGCTGATGTTTGCTATTCTGGGGGCACTCATTCTCCGTGGTCTTGCACCTGAGATGTACGAACAGCGTGAGGATGAGCCATGGCAGCGGTGGTGGGGACGAGCGTTCATCATCGGAAGCTTCGCGGCACCGTTTTTCCTCGGTATATTCATAGCGAACTGGTTGCTCGGTACAACGACTCTTATTACGCTGCCAGGCATTCTCGTCGGTCTGACGGTCGTTGCACTAACTGTCGTTGACGGCGTCGCATTCCTCCGATTAAAGACGCGTAATGAGTTGCGAGACGAATTCCGAGCGGATGGCTATCGAGCGCTTGTACTCTATTTCATACTAGTCGTACTGACGCTGAGTGCCGTGTATCTTACCGCCCCTGAATTACGCTCAGCCTTGCTGTCGCCCTTAGTTGTGGGCCTTGTCGTAGTGAACCTCGTCCTTACTGGAATCTATGCGGTAGCAACACGCTCCGATCGCTACTATGTGGCGTTTATTGCCGGTGCAGGGCTCGTGTTCACGCTGATTAGTACCGTTGCCGGGTTGATGTATCCGGCTATTGACCGTGTTAGAGGATTAACTGTGGAGACAGCTATTGTTTCACCGTTGCCGCTGAATATCATGTCAATTGGAGCTGCGCTCTTGTTGCCGTTGATCTTCCTTTACTTTGGCGTCCTTTACTCGGTCTTCAGTGGTCCAATAGAGGCAGATGAGTCATACCAATGA
- a CDS encoding cytochrome ubiquinol oxidase subunit I, translating to MLDPVLASRVQFALTVIVHIIFPVVSMGLAPFLIYFTWKDIRSEKAVYEQLRRFWTRIFAVSFATGTVTGLVLEFEFGTNFAAFSTTAGELFGGPLALEGMMAFMLEATFLGIFVFGRERVSDRFYFLSSIAVGLGTWLSAVWILIANSWMQTPRGFELVMEDGQPIVHLVDPLAAYLNPRFPWMFVHMQNAAVESVALLMAGIGAYYVFRHHVWGYSIDNIEFWEATLKIALVVLVITAPLQAIHGDLYARHIVETQPQKFAAMEAIWETDSYVPEYIVAFPTSIQDLLDPRAKEIFGLGIPGGASWLASGGDPQATIQGLNEFEGPQPPVAIVFWSFRIMVALGFWFILLAFWGVYRWWRGELYEDDLLHKALMLSAPLGLLAVELGWIVTEVGRQPWVIQGVMKTSDSVSPGLTGAEATATLVGFAIVYLGLLTLYTYVIVRIIRTGPPDGDELTTVESSSSSQSEVSTDD from the coding sequence ATGCTTGATCCAGTATTAGCAAGCCGTGTTCAGTTTGCACTCACCGTTATCGTCCACATCATTTTTCCTGTGGTCAGTATGGGGCTTGCGCCGTTTCTCATTTACTTCACATGGAAAGATATTCGCTCTGAGAAAGCGGTTTACGAGCAGCTCCGTCGGTTTTGGACGCGGATTTTTGCCGTGAGCTTTGCCACTGGAACTGTGACTGGACTTGTACTTGAATTCGAATTTGGAACGAACTTTGCTGCTTTCTCGACGACTGCTGGTGAACTATTTGGGGGTCCACTCGCCCTCGAAGGGATGATGGCATTCATGTTAGAGGCGACCTTCCTCGGTATCTTTGTCTTTGGTCGAGAGCGGGTTTCAGATCGATTCTATTTCTTGTCGAGTATTGCTGTCGGTCTTGGAACGTGGTTATCTGCCGTCTGGATCCTCATCGCGAACTCTTGGATGCAGACCCCACGTGGGTTCGAATTGGTGATGGAGGATGGTCAGCCGATCGTCCATCTCGTCGATCCACTAGCAGCGTACCTGAATCCCCGATTCCCCTGGATGTTTGTTCATATGCAGAATGCAGCTGTCGAATCAGTGGCCCTTCTTATGGCTGGTATTGGCGCCTACTACGTTTTCCGACACCATGTCTGGGGGTATTCGATCGACAATATCGAATTCTGGGAAGCGACGCTAAAAATTGCTCTCGTCGTCTTGGTCATCACGGCACCGCTCCAAGCGATTCATGGCGATCTCTATGCTCGCCATATCGTTGAAACCCAGCCACAGAAGTTCGCTGCAATGGAGGCAATCTGGGAAACTGATTCGTACGTCCCCGAATACATTGTTGCTTTTCCAACGAGTATTCAAGACCTCTTGGACCCACGCGCGAAGGAAATCTTCGGGCTTGGAATTCCAGGCGGTGCCTCATGGCTTGCTAGTGGCGGTGATCCACAGGCAACGATTCAAGGCCTCAATGAATTCGAAGGCCCACAGCCACCTGTCGCTATTGTCTTCTGGTCGTTCCGAATTATGGTTGCCCTTGGGTTCTGGTTCATTCTGCTTGCGTTCTGGGGCGTCTACCGCTGGTGGCGCGGTGAGCTGTACGAGGACGATCTTCTCCATAAAGCGCTCATGCTCTCTGCGCCGTTAGGACTTCTCGCTGTTGAGCTTGGATGGATAGTCACAGAGGTCGGCCGCCAACCATGGGTCATTCAGGGCGTGATGAAGACAAGTGATAGTGTCTCACCCGGGCTTACAGGTGCCGAGGCGACAGCGACCCTTGTTGGTTTTGCGATCGTATACCTTGGCTTGTTGACTCTATATACGTACGTTATCGTTCGTATCATCCGTACTGGTCCACCGGATGGGGACGAACTCACGACGGTGGAGAGTTCGTCATCGTCACAATCCGAGGTGAGTACAGATGACTGA
- a CDS encoding twin-arginine translocation signal domain-containing protein: MTDEASSSSLDRRQFLKRTAATAAGTTLASTAGCLQLFDLSGSTTGLSGGPTFQDVHREDADVVVESAAALEAEVTRGGGRVVWIPADTVIDLSGRNLTLRHVTIASGRSDDASGALLATSDRGRGSPAMGNALFTLEEGGRLTGVTIRGPHWNYTASPVIPGYIPLAPGETYADREQWRSNWYARGVSMQADSSQLDNCELWGFSTGIMVGSRESPASPSILYSALHNCMMTSAGYPIDVNRGTPTIYRCAFDAYRHAICGYGTADAGYLAIECDFGPHVTSHPIDMHRVGENESGGNSRSALRWQWRAGGTMLVRNSIIRPTRVVDQRHHNGANAGPYEPDPYINHNRGGFTPHVLIRGAPADGIYIEGNQCAHPDPETGIDQSSFPGRQQMNEFGWHNIFTKQNEWNVPFSQ, translated from the coding sequence ATGACAGACGAGGCGTCTTCCTCGTCACTGGATCGCAGACAGTTCCTCAAGCGGACAGCAGCGACAGCAGCCGGTACGACACTCGCCAGCACTGCCGGCTGTCTCCAACTATTCGATTTAAGCGGCTCAACAACCGGCCTCAGTGGCGGCCCCACATTTCAAGACGTCCACCGCGAAGATGCTGACGTCGTCGTCGAATCAGCTGCTGCTCTCGAAGCCGAAGTTACTCGTGGCGGCGGACGTGTCGTCTGGATCCCAGCCGATACAGTCATCGATCTGAGCGGCCGGAATCTCACACTTCGCCATGTGACGATCGCGTCGGGCCGCTCGGACGACGCCTCAGGTGCGCTCCTCGCCACGTCGGATCGCGGCCGGGGCTCACCGGCGATGGGCAACGCCCTCTTCACACTCGAGGAAGGCGGTCGTCTCACCGGCGTGACGATCCGCGGCCCGCACTGGAACTACACTGCTTCGCCGGTAATTCCGGGCTATATTCCGCTTGCGCCCGGAGAAACGTATGCTGATCGCGAACAGTGGCGCAGCAACTGGTATGCGCGTGGCGTCTCAATGCAAGCCGACAGTAGCCAGCTCGATAACTGCGAACTCTGGGGCTTTTCGACCGGTATCATGGTCGGCAGTCGAGAATCGCCGGCCTCACCCTCGATTCTCTATTCTGCATTGCATAACTGCATGATGACTTCCGCAGGCTATCCGATCGACGTCAATCGCGGCACACCCACGATCTACCGGTGTGCTTTTGACGCGTATCGCCATGCGATCTGTGGATACGGCACGGCGGATGCAGGTTATCTCGCGATCGAATGTGATTTCGGGCCGCATGTCACAAGCCACCCGATCGATATGCACCGTGTCGGTGAGAACGAAAGCGGCGGGAACAGTCGCTCCGCCCTTCGCTGGCAGTGGCGTGCTGGTGGAACGATGCTCGTTCGCAACTCGATCATCCGGCCGACACGAGTCGTCGATCAGCGTCATCACAACGGCGCGAACGCAGGGCCATATGAGCCTGATCCGTACATCAACCATAATCGCGGGGGTTTCACGCCTCACGTTCTAATTCGAGGTGCTCCCGCTGACGGCATCTATATTGAGGGTAACCAGTGTGCCCATCCCGATCCAGAGACCGGGATCGACCAATCATCCTTCCCAGGGCGCCAGCAAATGAACGAGTTCGGCTGGCACAACATCTTTACCAAGCAAAACGAGTGGAACGTCCCGTTCAGCCAGTAA
- a CDS encoding FxLYD domain-containing protein, producing the protein MAKLLGSMGALVSLSGCIGTRWWEDDDDEKRPTGGTNTGSQENATPEGTTNTDNTSERDTEQNTTETDSENQTDRQQHPDENATQINRDEYDENYSEYETTARDPSAVEITADAQQASDGSLLISGMVTNVSDQTIDVVDIELVFYGTNDEYLSATLVTVR; encoded by the coding sequence TTGGCCAAACTTCTCGGGAGTATGGGAGCTCTGGTCTCCCTCTCTGGCTGTATTGGAACCCGCTGGTGGGAAGACGATGATGACGAAAAACGTCCCACTGGCGGTACTAATACCGGGTCGCAGGAGAACGCGACTCCTGAAGGAACTACTAATACGGACAACACGAGCGAGCGTGATACCGAGCAAAATACTACTGAGACCGATAGCGAAAACCAGACAGACCGCCAGCAGCATCCCGACGAGAACGCTACCCAGATCAATCGTGACGAGTACGACGAGAACTACAGCGAGTACGAGACTACTGCTCGCGATCCGAGTGCTGTTGAAATAACGGCCGATGCACAGCAGGCGTCTGATGGCTCGCTGCTCATCTCTGGTATGGTGACGAACGTCAGCGACCAAACCATCGACGTCGTTGATATCGAGCTCGTCTTCTACGGGACAAATGACGAGTATCTCAGTGCCACGCTTGTCACTGTCCGC